Sequence from the Penicillium oxalicum strain HP7-1 chromosome IV, whole genome shotgun sequence genome:
CCGAAGCTGTACGATTGCCAATTTCCTTCAACGATATTGTCGATGCTAACTCAGGATTACTGGCAAAGGATCTCCGCCGTCACTTCGAGCCCTACCAAGTGGTTTCGGAAAAGATCAGCCGTGACGAGGCCACTGGCGTGAGCAAGGAGGTTGGTTTCGCTCGGTAAGATACTCACCTCAATTGGATTTTGCATAAGACTTTGAATCAAACCAAACTCACCTTAAATTATTCCTAGTTTCGAAACCCGCGAGATTGCCGAGCAAGTACTGGCCGACTTCCACAATGTCACAGTGCCGAGTGACAACGTCAAGCTGTTACTGCGCTTCGCCGATACCAAGGCCCAAAAGATGTTGAAGCAACAAAGCAACCAACGTCGGGCTATTCGCTCCGGCCAGTACAGCATGGCTGTTCAGTTTGGGCAACATATCACCCCATCGCCCAATACTCAGTCAGGCCAACACACCGGGGCCACGGGGATTTCGCCTGCCTCTGAGCAGACTATGGAGATCACGCCGGAGTCCCAGCCAAGCGTGATAATCTACACTGGCGATTCGGGTCCAGCCAATTGGAGTCCTGCGACCTCAACCACGTCGCCCATGTAAGTAATTAATGACAATCTCCAGAGCCAGACGTGTTGTATGATGACATGAGCTCTAACAATCATCACTTAGCTACGCAACTCCCCGCAAGCTCCCCCCCAGCTTCCACCGGTTGACTCAGTCGGACCTTTCGCCCGCATTGGAGTGCAGCAATGTACTTTTTGGGACTAACACCACGCATCGCCGATCCCTGACTGAGAACTCTGTTTCGGCAAAGACCGTGCGAGTTGGGACTCCCAGCCTCGGGTCACACTCTCCTGTGTCGAGTCCACGCAATGGGGGTCACGCCATGGCCTCTCGGCCTCGCAATTAAAGCGGAGACAAGATCCCCGCCCTTCATCCTAATATGAACGGACAGGATGATCTTTGATTTCCGTTTGTCTGGCCGCATTCGTCCATCTTGTCGCCCTCTTCATTCTTATGCTATTCTTTCCTATCCTCTATTGATACCCACGGCCCGGCGTCTCTTGCCTTTGGATTCTGTTCTATTTTGTTCATAAATCCGGCGCCCcccgttttctttttcattttccacCGTGCTCTGTCTATTGATACCCTTGCATTTGTTATGATCCATTTCAGCCATGTATCCCACTGACCCCCCTCAGATCTTGTCTTCATTCGGCATTCTTATTTGGAGTTTATGTTGTTGAATTTCGTCTTTGGCATGTTGTGTGCAAGCTGTGCGGGTTTTGTGTTCCATTTTATTGTGTTGTATCATTGGAAGGAGTGTCCGCGTTGAGGTCTTTTCTGTTGCCTCTACCCACCAACGATGTATGATTTAATGAGTGTCATGAGTGAAATGAGATGGGAAATTTTATTCTTAATCAACGCCCGAGTGCCGCGCTGGCCATTCTCAGGTAGAAACCCATTGTCCGTGGAAACGAATCCACTTATTCTCAGCCAAGAGCCGGCATGTTAGAGGCCGAGGAGCGAGAGCGAAACTCTAGTATGTACTGCGAGAATCAACGAAAACAAGAAACTgtctgacgatgacgaagggGATGGATGGCTCTAAAGACGAGGAAAGATGAGCAGGCTATGCGAACTTTCAACAGAGACCTCAAGAGAGATAGCAATCAGTCAAGATCTTCATGTTCATTTGTTTGTGTACGAGATCAGTGTGTGGACAGATCTCCGGACCTGGGAAACCTGGCGCATGGCGGTCCACTTGGCGACCCACTAGGCCCTAAGACTTGCGGTCTTAGTTTCGTCCTAGTCGCTCCTCCACGTCCTGGATGAGTTCGTAGGCAGGAAGATATTCCGCAGAGCCTTCCGCGCGGACGTCACTGGCATCTTCTGTTCCGCTGGGTCTGCGCAGCCGCGGGTTCGGGTGCGTATCCGATGTACCACCCAAGCTTGTGTATCCCAAGTCGTAAAGCGAGCAGTAGGTCAAATTGAGGTGACGGATAAACGCCCAGATCTCCGCATAGTGCCAGTCGATGACTGGATGAATGCGCATGAAATCGGGCCAGCCGTGATCGGTCTGGTCGAAATGAGTCAACTTCCCGCCGTGTGGATCCGTCCGTCGTGTGCCGACGAAGATGGCGCGAATGGCCGGGTGTGCTGCCAGATACTCTTCAAAACAAGAGCGCATGGTGGTGACCGGGGGCGCTGTGGTGTATTTGGTGATCTGAAGATGGTAGGCTTGCGCCGAGGTAATGACGAAGTCTTCCACGGCGGGGAACGGATCGGGCGGCAACGCATAGATGGCGGGAATTTCCGAGATCGCCTCGGAATCGACCTCACGCCGATCTTCAGTGGGAGGGGCTGTTGTGGTCCTTGATGTTGTtgctgaagaagctgggGTCGAGACCCTTTCCGCCGTCGGGCCGTCTTGGGTGGACTGTGTGGCACGAATATGGGGGTGGAGGCCCGCCAGGAATAGGATCAACATGACGAGGCAGTCTTTGCCGCCATTGTAGGAGATTGACAACTCGGAGAATTTGTACTGCGTTAAGGCTCGGGCCACAACGTCGAGAGAGATCCGAGTCTGTCGCTGCACCGAGGCGAGGAGGGAGTCGGGGGGATGTGACTCGTCGAGGAACGATTGCACGCGGGCGTGGATTTGCGCAACCACCGTCGGCAATGGAGGaatttcatcttcatctgtGCCTGAAGCCGCCGACTCGAGCACCGGTGCCGACTCTTTGAAGCTTGTCGATGTCACTGGGACCTCGGTGGGTTGGTCGTTCACTCCGGCGGCCGAGCCGACGCCGCGGGGTATCTGGTTGGGGGGGGTTGTCGTGATCGGCCGAAATGGTCGGAGGTGGTCTTGCGCTGCCGTTGATTGAAAGTGGTGAAGGCCAGGCGATTCGACTGGTCCTGTCCCGGAGACCATAGACTGGGTCATTGCGCCGACAAGCCTGGTAGTGTCCAGGAGGATGTTTGAAGGTCCAAGTCGAGGCGTGGGGGGGGCGAGAAGTGGGTTGCGGTCTCTCTCGGCTCTCGGGACGGGAGGGGGACCCAACTTGCAGACTGCAGCGTACATAATCAGACGGGAACCAACTTGGCCCCTGCAGTGTGGGGAGGGAGCGGGCGGCAGACAGAAGACAGTAGGAGACAGTGGAGAGGGGGTGTGCCTGTCAGCTGGAAAGCATGGAAAACATGGAAAATATGGAAAATATGGGAAAAGCACTCAAGCTGGCACGGTTGGATGGCAAAATGTAGAGATTCAATATGGCTCGAGATGGAAAGTTTCGGAATCGTTGATACTGCATGTGGTAGACTGTTCTATAGGAAAGTCCAGCGAATTCACTAGAATGGAATCTAACACTGATACACAGTTGAACATTCCCTCTATGTTTCCCAGGTATACTTCTCAATTCTAGCCACAATTGATCTTTGGTCACATTAAAGAGTACCGGATTAGCTTGGAAGGATGCATTGGAGCTTCTTGTGAGGCCCGCAGCGTGTCATCGGAGCTGAcccgtcgaggtcgaggcgaTGGAAAGTTACAGTACTGCTTGACTTGAGGGGGTACCTTGGCCCTGGGTACCATTACCCCTCACGTAAAGTTGGAGAGTGACATCGCATCAGGTCCCAGATCTCTGACCGCGGGAGTTGAGCTCTCAGAGTCCAGCGCAATCCATCTGAAAATTGGAGGGAAAGCGGTCGCCTACTTCAAATAGTGCGTAGAGGAGGGTGGAATTCACTTGTCTAATATACATCTCTAGCGTGGGGCAATTGAAGGGGCGATTAAGTGAGAGAAGGCAGATACCCCAAACGGAGTAGTCTTTCAATTCTTCAACGGACAGGAACCCTGCTAGCAGAAACCGGACTGCGTCACGCGCGCACCGGAAGATAATATTATCAGAACGCCAGAAATGCTCGAGGTTTCGCCATCATCCGAGCActttcatctttttcttcttctttttgtcaTCGCCGGTCTTGCGTCCCTTTTGCCAGTCTCGCCAAGTGCCGATGCGCTCTTCGCGGGTGTCTTCCCACGCCTTGTCTTGGTCCCGTTTGCGCTTGCGCGCC
This genomic interval carries:
- a CDS encoding putative FAD synthase codes for the protein MYAAVCKLGPPPVPRAERDRNPLLAPPTPRLGPSNILLDTTRLVGAMTQSMVSGTGPVESPGLHHFQSTAAQDHLRPFRPITTTPPNQIPRGVGSAAGVNDQPTEVPVTSTSFKESAPVLESAASGTDEDEIPPLPTVVAQIHARVQSFLDESHPPDSLLASVQRQTRISLDVVARALTQYKFSELSISYNGGKDCLVMLILFLAGLHPHIRATQSTQDGPTAERVSTPASSATTSRTTTAPPTEDRREVDSEAISEIPAIYALPPDPFPAVEDFVITSAQAYHLQITKYTTAPPVTTMRSCFEEYLAAHPAIRAIFVGTRRTDPHGGKLTHFDQTDHGWPDFMRIHPVIDWHYAEIWAFIRHLNLTYCSLYDLGYTSLGGTSDTHPNPRLRRPSGTEDASDVRAEGSAEYLPAYELIQDVEERLGRN